From one Bacteroides fragilis NCTC 9343 genomic stretch:
- a CDS encoding putative quinol monooxygenase: MEKKTIVARVEVLPGKEQAFLQAADALIKGTRAEEGNISYNLYQNPSQPVAFIFYEEYKDQRAMDIHAASPHFQAFGKAIKEMLASDLIIETF, encoded by the coding sequence ATGGAAAAGAAAACAATCGTAGCACGTGTAGAAGTGCTACCCGGCAAAGAACAAGCATTTCTACAGGCGGCTGATGCTCTAATCAAAGGTACAAGGGCAGAAGAGGGGAATATTAGTTATAACTTATATCAAAACCCATCACAACCCGTAGCTTTCATTTTCTACGAAGAGTACAAAGACCAGCGTGCCATGGATATACATGCGGCATCCCCCCATTTCCAGGCTTTTGGAAAGGCGATCAAGGAAATGCTGGCATCCGATTTGATAATTGAAACTTTTTAA
- a CDS encoding sugar porter family MFS transporter translates to MKNTAKNFMFYVAFVASLGGLLFGFDTAVISGAEKSIQVVYDLSDFSHGFTIAIALIGTIIGAFVCSKPVEKHGRLKALKIIAFLYFVSAVGSAAIIDWYSFLFFRFAGGLAVGASSVVGPMYIAEISPSRWRGRFVAFFQFNIVLGIVLAYFSNYWIHGIAHDWQWMLGVEAIPAIAFALLLYTVPESPRWLVKQDREAEARHVIKKVSNADIEQEIHEIKESLVTIGASGEKLFQHKYRKPILYAFLIATFNQLSGINAILYYAPRIFEMSGVFTDSAMMQSIVIGLTNLTFTMIGMILIDQVGRKKLLYIGSIGMTLSLALVAKGFYQDAFSGYYMLICLMGFIAFFAISLGAVIWVLISEVFPNNVRSKGQVLGSMTHWVWSALLSWMFPVFIRTGGTFIFSFFAIMMFLSFFFALRLPETKNKSLEQIQKELTN, encoded by the coding sequence ATGAAAAATACAGCAAAGAATTTCATGTTTTACGTTGCCTTCGTGGCATCATTGGGAGGATTACTTTTTGGATTCGATACCGCAGTGATATCCGGAGCCGAGAAATCCATCCAGGTGGTATATGATCTATCCGACTTCAGCCATGGCTTCACCATTGCTATCGCTTTGATCGGTACAATCATCGGAGCTTTCGTCTGTAGTAAACCGGTAGAAAAACACGGACGTCTGAAAGCACTGAAAATTATTGCTTTTCTCTACTTTGTTTCTGCAGTGGGCAGTGCTGCCATCATCGATTGGTATTCCTTTTTATTCTTCCGTTTTGCCGGAGGTTTAGCTGTCGGAGCCTCATCCGTAGTCGGTCCCATGTACATTGCCGAAATATCCCCCTCGCGTTGGCGCGGCCGTTTTGTCGCATTCTTCCAGTTTAATATTGTACTGGGTATTGTACTGGCTTACTTTTCCAACTATTGGATTCATGGCATTGCGCATGATTGGCAATGGATGTTAGGAGTTGAAGCCATTCCTGCCATCGCATTCGCTCTTCTATTATACACCGTACCTGAAAGTCCTCGTTGGCTGGTAAAGCAAGATCGGGAAGCCGAAGCCCGACACGTCATAAAGAAGGTCAGCAATGCAGATATTGAACAGGAAATTCATGAAATCAAAGAATCCCTGGTAACAATAGGAGCCAGTGGCGAAAAACTGTTTCAGCATAAATACCGGAAACCGATCCTCTATGCTTTCCTTATAGCTACTTTCAACCAGTTATCAGGTATCAATGCCATTCTCTATTATGCTCCGAGGATTTTTGAGATGTCAGGTGTATTTACCGACTCAGCCATGATGCAGTCTATTGTTATCGGACTGACCAACCTTACTTTCACTATGATCGGAATGATCCTGATAGATCAGGTAGGACGAAAAAAACTCCTCTATATCGGTTCCATCGGTATGACCCTCTCTTTGGCCTTAGTAGCCAAAGGTTTCTACCAAGACGCATTTTCAGGTTACTATATGCTTATCTGCCTGATGGGGTTTATCGCTTTCTTTGCCATTTCACTGGGTGCCGTCATTTGGGTATTAATCTCCGAAGTCTTCCCAAACAATGTGCGCTCCAAAGGGCAAGTATTAGGCAGCATGACACATTGGGTGTGGTCCGCCCTCCTTTCATGGATGTTTCCCGTTTTCATCCGTACAGGAGGTACCTTCATTTTCAGTTTCTTTGCCATTATGATGTTCCTAAGCTTCTTCTTTGCTCTCAGGCTACCCGAAACAAAGAACAAGTCTCTGGAGCAGATACAAAAGGAATTGACCAATTAA
- a CDS encoding ComF family protein: MNTWFDSFWSLLFPRCCVVCGAPLSKEEECLCIRCNMNLPRTGFHLRKDNPVECLFWGRIPVLERASSFLFYRKGSDFRRILHLLKYSGYKELGEVMGRYMAAELISCGFFDHVDVIVPVPLHKKKQKLRGYNQSEWIARGISSVTGIPLNAKSVIREKNTETQTRKSTFERSENVEGIFKLCDVACFQGKHVLIIDDVLTTGSTTVACASTLFEVEGVRISVLTLAVAE; encoded by the coding sequence ATGAATACTTGGTTCGACTCTTTTTGGTCTCTTTTGTTCCCACGTTGTTGTGTGGTTTGTGGAGCTCCGCTGTCGAAAGAAGAGGAGTGCTTGTGTATTCGTTGTAATATGAACTTACCCCGTACCGGATTTCATCTGCGAAAGGATAATCCGGTTGAGTGTCTTTTCTGGGGACGTATTCCGGTTCTTGAAAGAGCTTCTTCCTTTCTCTTTTATCGTAAAGGTAGTGATTTCAGACGCATCTTGCATCTGCTGAAATATAGCGGATATAAAGAACTGGGCGAAGTGATGGGACGCTATATGGCGGCAGAATTAATTTCTTGTGGTTTCTTTGATCATGTGGATGTGATTGTTCCTGTACCTTTGCATAAGAAAAAACAGAAGCTGAGAGGATACAATCAGAGTGAATGGATTGCCCGTGGTATATCTTCTGTGACGGGGATTCCGCTGAATGCGAAGAGCGTGATACGGGAAAAGAATACAGAGACTCAAACCCGTAAATCGACTTTTGAACGCTCGGAAAATGTGGAAGGTATTTTCAAATTGTGTGATGTAGCTTGTTTCCAAGGGAAACATGTACTGATTATTGATGATGTGCTGACTACCGGATCTACAACTGTGGCCTGTGCATCTACGCTTTTTGAAGTTGAAGGAGTACGGATCAGTGTGTTGACATTGGCCGTGGCCGAATAA
- a CDS encoding glycoside hydrolase family 127 protein gives MKTTKHLSVAAVLTVLMQMGCQSHTDNTRQTLHLPELNEVRIEDAFWSPKLDIWRKITTNDVLNKFEGKYTPFPGSTDTRNAFRNFDRVAEGQRDIKQHDGPEWYDGLVYESIRGIADFLASHPNKELEKRIDGYVDRIYAAQQTEPTGYINTHTQLMENNHRWGDNGGLLRGQHDVYNAGMLIEAGVHYYQATGKTRLLEIATRFANYMADYMGPEPRKNIVPAHSGPEEAVMALYWLYKNEPELKDKLSIPVRESDYYNLATFWIENRGHHCGFPLWGTWGYRKSEKWIKDACYHQAEFGTHSRPSWGEYSQDSIPVLEQKTIEGHAVRATLMATGLTAAALENQSPQYIETAKRLWENMAGKRMFITGGVGAIHEDEKFGPDYFLPTDAYLETCAAVGAGFFSQRMNQLTCNARYMDEVERVLYNNVLTGVSLSGDKYTYQNPLNTDKPDRWEWHVCPCCPPMFLKIMAAMPGYIYAYQGDNVYVNLFIGSEVRVPVGKSNSVRLKQLTSYPWHGAVSIQVNPDKASTFSIKVRIPGWAQGTENPYDLYQSNLKAPVKLKVNQEDVLLRIVDGYAEINREWKKGDHIELELPMQPRLITANKAVENLRGQVALASGPIIYCFEDADNPELQTFKLQAQTPLELSHDSNLLNGVNIIKCQGDIPAKAIPYYAVANREESHSYKVWIPQK, from the coding sequence ATGAAAACCACAAAACATTTATCTGTCGCAGCAGTACTAACCGTACTGATGCAAATGGGGTGTCAGTCTCACACAGACAATACCCGGCAAACACTCCACTTGCCCGAGCTAAACGAAGTCCGGATAGAAGATGCTTTCTGGAGTCCGAAACTCGATATCTGGAGGAAAATAACCACTAATGATGTATTAAACAAATTCGAAGGGAAATACACTCCTTTTCCCGGATCGACCGACACGCGTAATGCTTTCCGGAATTTCGATCGTGTAGCTGAAGGGCAGAGAGATATCAAACAGCACGATGGTCCCGAATGGTATGACGGACTCGTTTATGAAAGTATCCGGGGTATCGCCGACTTTCTTGCAAGCCACCCCAATAAAGAACTGGAAAAACGAATCGACGGATATGTAGACCGCATCTATGCCGCTCAGCAAACAGAGCCGACCGGATACATCAACACCCATACCCAACTTATGGAAAACAACCATAGATGGGGAGACAATGGGGGACTCCTTCGTGGACAACACGATGTATACAATGCCGGGATGCTGATCGAAGCCGGAGTACATTATTATCAGGCAACCGGCAAAACACGTTTGCTTGAAATTGCAACCCGCTTTGCCAATTACATGGCAGATTATATGGGTCCGGAACCACGCAAGAATATCGTTCCCGCACATTCCGGCCCCGAGGAAGCCGTAATGGCATTATACTGGTTGTATAAAAACGAACCGGAACTGAAAGATAAACTTTCCATACCGGTCCGGGAATCAGATTATTATAATCTGGCCACTTTTTGGATAGAAAACAGAGGGCATCACTGTGGCTTTCCATTATGGGGAACGTGGGGATACCGGAAATCGGAAAAATGGATTAAAGACGCTTGTTATCACCAAGCTGAATTCGGCACACACTCTCGTCCCAGTTGGGGAGAGTATTCACAAGATTCGATCCCTGTACTCGAACAAAAAACAATTGAAGGGCATGCTGTGCGAGCTACCTTGATGGCAACCGGTCTAACCGCGGCCGCACTTGAGAACCAATCACCCCAATACATCGAAACAGCTAAACGTCTTTGGGAGAATATGGCAGGCAAACGGATGTTCATCACAGGTGGAGTCGGCGCTATTCACGAAGACGAAAAGTTTGGTCCGGACTACTTTCTGCCCACCGATGCATATCTGGAAACCTGCGCAGCTGTCGGAGCCGGTTTTTTCAGCCAACGCATGAACCAATTAACTTGCAATGCCCGCTATATGGACGAAGTGGAAAGAGTGCTTTACAACAATGTACTGACTGGCGTTTCTTTGTCCGGTGATAAATACACCTATCAAAATCCCCTGAATACCGATAAGCCCGACAGGTGGGAATGGCATGTATGTCCATGTTGCCCACCGATGTTCCTGAAAATCATGGCTGCCATGCCCGGTTATATCTATGCCTATCAGGGAGATAATGTCTATGTCAATTTATTCATAGGAAGCGAAGTACGTGTCCCTGTCGGTAAAAGCAACAGCGTCCGATTGAAACAATTAACCTCTTATCCCTGGCACGGCGCTGTTTCCATTCAAGTCAATCCCGACAAGGCAAGTACCTTCTCTATAAAAGTCCGTATTCCCGGATGGGCACAAGGTACAGAAAATCCATACGACCTTTACCAATCGAATCTAAAAGCACCGGTCAAGTTAAAAGTTAATCAAGAGGATGTACTTTTGAGGATCGTAGACGGATATGCAGAAATCAACCGGGAATGGAAAAAAGGCGATCACATTGAGCTTGAACTACCCATGCAACCTCGCCTGATCACTGCAAATAAAGCAGTCGAAAACTTACGGGGACAAGTCGCATTGGCGTCAGGGCCTATCATTTACTGTTTTGAGGATGCCGATAATCCGGAACTGCAGACATTCAAACTTCAGGCACAAACACCTTTGGAACTCTCCCATGACAGTAATCTGCTCAATGGAGTCAATATCATCAAATGCCAGGGTGATATTCCGGCAAAAGCCATCCCATATTATGCTGTGGCCAACAGGGAAGAGAGCCATAGCTATAAAGTATGGATTCCTCAGAAATAA
- a CDS encoding putative Ig domain-containing protein produces the protein MKITSYVSFLYCLCLMLASPTVQASEVRTAIFEGKPCINPPHVVGNYPATPFLFYIPTSGERPIKWHAENLPKGLKLDKETGIIKGKVVEKGTYKVMLKAENALGTDTQELLINIGDELLLTPPMGWNSWNTFGRHLTEELLLQTADAMVENGMRDLGYAYINIDDFWQLPERGADGHIQIDKTKFPRGIKYVADYLHERGFKLGIYSDAADKTCGGVCGSYGYEEIDARDFASWGVDLLKYDYCNAPAGRVEAMERYEKMGRALRATDRSIVFSICEWGQREPWKWAKKVGGHLWRVSGDIGDLWNRSTDEKGGLRGILNILEINAPLSEYARPGGWNDPDMLVVGIGGKSKSIGYESEGCTNEQYQSHFALWCMMASPLLCGNDVRQMNDSTLQILLNKDLIAINQDPLGIQAERAIRADHYDVWVKPLSDGSKAIACLNRISGPVDVELNVKTVEGLSLDRVYDVIEGSLVAEASTGWVVKLAPGECKVFICK, from the coding sequence ATGAAAATTACAAGTTATGTTTCTTTTTTATATTGCTTATGTCTGATGCTGGCGAGTCCGACAGTACAGGCGAGCGAAGTGCGAACCGCTATTTTTGAGGGGAAACCGTGTATTAATCCCCCTCATGTGGTGGGAAACTATCCTGCTACCCCTTTTTTGTTTTATATTCCCACCTCCGGAGAACGACCGATAAAGTGGCATGCTGAAAATCTTCCCAAGGGATTGAAGCTGGATAAAGAAACGGGGATAATCAAGGGAAAAGTAGTAGAAAAGGGAACGTACAAAGTAATGCTGAAAGCTGAGAATGCCCTTGGAACCGATACACAGGAACTACTGATTAATATAGGAGATGAGTTGTTGCTGACTCCTCCGATGGGGTGGAACAGTTGGAATACATTCGGACGTCACCTGACAGAGGAGCTACTGTTGCAAACTGCAGATGCAATGGTAGAAAACGGAATGCGTGATTTGGGGTATGCTTATATTAATATCGATGACTTTTGGCAGTTGCCTGAAAGGGGAGCTGACGGTCATATCCAAATTGATAAAACAAAGTTCCCGAGAGGCATCAAATATGTGGCCGATTACTTGCATGAGCGAGGATTCAAACTTGGAATTTATTCGGATGCCGCTGATAAAACTTGTGGTGGGGTTTGTGGCAGTTATGGATATGAAGAAATTGATGCACGGGATTTCGCATCCTGGGGTGTTGATCTTTTGAAGTATGACTATTGCAATGCACCTGCCGGAAGAGTAGAAGCGATGGAAAGATATGAGAAGATGGGGAGGGCATTGAGAGCGACCGACCGTTCTATCGTCTTTTCAATTTGTGAGTGGGGACAGCGTGAACCTTGGAAATGGGCGAAGAAAGTCGGCGGACATTTATGGCGAGTATCCGGTGATATTGGCGACTTGTGGAATCGTTCGACAGACGAAAAGGGAGGTTTACGTGGCATTTTGAACATTCTTGAAATAAATGCACCGCTTAGTGAATATGCAAGACCCGGCGGATGGAATGATCCGGATATGCTTGTTGTGGGGATTGGCGGAAAAAGTAAGAGTATCGGTTATGAATCGGAAGGTTGTACGAATGAACAATATCAGTCCCACTTTGCTCTCTGGTGCATGATGGCTTCTCCATTACTCTGTGGCAATGATGTACGGCAGATGAATGATAGTACGTTACAAATACTTTTGAATAAGGATCTGATTGCTATCAATCAGGATCCGCTGGGCATTCAGGCAGAGCGTGCCATTCGTGCCGATCATTATGATGTCTGGGTGAAGCCGTTGAGTGACGGAAGCAAAGCAATAGCTTGTCTGAACCGGATATCCGGACCCGTAGACGTGGAGTTGAATGTAAAGACGGTAGAAGGATTGTCATTGGATCGGGTATATGATGTTATAGAAGGCAGCCTTGTGGCTGAGGCTTCTACCGGATGGGTCGTAAAGCTTGCTCCCGGTGAGTGTAAAGTGTTTATATGTAAATAA
- a CDS encoding aldose epimerase family protein: MKTKLIILLILTTMIHTNTVNAQHSQLKRADFQQTIDGKQTDLYFLRNKNGIEIAITNFGGRVVEFWTPDKKGHFEDIVLGHDHVDKYLHYKGERFLGATIGRYGNRINKGKFTLNGQTYQLPINDTPNSLHGGFKGFDMVVWDVEQPDSQTLQLTYLSKDGEEGYPGNLQVSMNYKLTDKNEFIITHQAQTDKETVINLTHHSFFNLHGAGNKDINDHILMINADKFTPVDRTLIPTGILQDVEGTPMDFRRPTPIGKRVNDSFEQLEFGHGYDHNWVLNRKTSNTPELAATVYEPASGRYLEVWTTEPGLQFYGGNFFDGTMTGKHEKKYNYRASLALETQHYPDSPNQPAFPSTTLLPGDTYKHICIYKINVQ, from the coding sequence ATGAAAACAAAACTGATCATTTTATTAATACTCACAACCATGATACACACAAACACCGTAAATGCCCAACATTCACAATTGAAAAGAGCCGATTTTCAACAAACAATTGACGGAAAGCAAACCGATCTCTACTTTCTGAGAAACAAAAACGGCATTGAAATTGCCATCACCAATTTCGGAGGACGAGTCGTTGAATTCTGGACTCCGGATAAAAAAGGGCATTTTGAAGACATCGTCCTCGGACACGATCATGTGGACAAATATCTCCATTATAAAGGTGAAAGATTTTTGGGAGCCACTATCGGACGGTATGGCAACCGGATCAACAAAGGAAAGTTTACCCTGAACGGACAAACTTACCAGTTACCCATCAATGATACTCCCAACAGTCTACATGGTGGCTTTAAAGGATTTGATATGGTAGTATGGGATGTTGAGCAGCCGGACAGCCAGACTTTACAACTCACGTATTTATCCAAAGATGGTGAAGAGGGGTATCCGGGAAATCTCCAAGTATCCATGAATTACAAGCTTACGGATAAAAACGAATTTATTATCACTCACCAGGCTCAAACAGACAAAGAAACGGTCATCAACCTCACCCATCATTCCTTCTTCAACCTGCACGGTGCAGGCAATAAGGATATCAATGACCATATACTCATGATCAATGCGGATAAGTTTACTCCTGTCGATCGGACCCTAATCCCCACCGGTATTCTCCAGGATGTAGAAGGGACCCCGATGGATTTTCGTCGCCCCACACCTATCGGAAAGCGAGTAAATGATTCGTTCGAGCAACTAGAGTTCGGTCACGGCTACGACCATAATTGGGTATTGAATCGCAAAACCTCCAACACCCCCGAACTGGCAGCAACCGTTTATGAACCCGCCTCAGGAAGATATCTTGAAGTATGGACCACCGAACCCGGACTACAATTCTATGGCGGTAACTTCTTTGATGGTACAATGACCGGAAAGCACGAAAAGAAATACAACTACCGGGCTTCCCTCGCATTGGAAACCCAGCACTATCCGGATAGTCCTAACCAACCGGCATTCCCGTCAACAACCCTCTTACCCGGAGATACTTACAAACATATATGCATCTATAAAATCAATGTACAATGA
- a CDS encoding inositol monophosphatase family protein, translating into MELDLQQLTTEVCRIATEAGNFLRKERRSFSRERVVEKHAHDYVSYVDKESERLLVAQLSALLPEAGFIAEEGSAVYKNEPYCWVIDPLDGTTNYIHDNAPYCVSIALRSCTELLLGVVYEVCRDECFYAWKGGKAWMNGDELHVSKIENIEEAFVITELPYNHRQYKRTAEYLLKQLYGVVGGIRMNGSAASALCYVAAGRFDAWAEAFIGKWDYSAAALIVLEAGGKVTDFFGSEYFIEGHHIIATNGPLHPVFQRLLKEMPPLEM; encoded by the coding sequence ATGGAACTGGATCTTCAACAACTTACTACTGAGGTATGCCGGATAGCAACTGAAGCCGGGAATTTTTTGAGAAAAGAACGGAGGAGCTTTAGTCGGGAGCGTGTGGTGGAAAAGCATGCGCATGACTATGTGTCGTATGTTGATAAAGAATCTGAACGCTTGTTAGTGGCACAACTGTCTGCATTGCTGCCCGAAGCCGGGTTTATTGCGGAAGAAGGTTCTGCCGTTTATAAGAATGAGCCTTATTGCTGGGTTATTGATCCGTTGGACGGGACGACTAACTACATTCATGACAATGCTCCTTATTGTGTCAGTATCGCATTGAGGAGCTGTACAGAATTACTTTTAGGAGTGGTGTATGAAGTTTGCAGGGATGAATGTTTTTACGCCTGGAAAGGTGGGAAGGCTTGGATGAACGGAGATGAACTGCATGTCTCGAAAATAGAAAACATAGAAGAGGCGTTTGTAATCACTGAACTTCCTTATAACCATCGGCAATACAAACGGACTGCGGAATATTTACTGAAACAATTGTATGGAGTGGTAGGAGGAATTCGTATGAATGGCTCGGCTGCATCGGCTCTTTGTTATGTGGCGGCCGGACGTTTTGATGCCTGGGCGGAAGCTTTTATCGGGAAATGGGATTACTCGGCTGCGGCACTGATTGTGTTGGAAGCCGGCGGAAAAGTAACTGATTTCTTTGGAAGTGAATATTTTATTGAAGGACATCATATCATTGCGACGAATGGCCCTTTACATCCTGTCTTTCAACGGCTGCTGAAAGAGATGCCTCCACTGGAAATGTAA
- a CDS encoding pyruvate formate lyase family protein has translation MNERINYLKTYILDKRHHSQRRTPSSIGLDKLNTIYAQQGLSPVERATACFAALMNAELPVILPGEKIVFTRTLTQVPDIYTPEEWNEIKNKYYIHEKGTVCNISPNYAYTIQHGLEARKQEIRKRQENPSLNEKERVFLNSMYQCIISIQKLIEKYEQYALLNNETEIAHTLHTIKTEGAQNFRQALQLLRILHFSIWEAGNYHNTLGRFDQYMYPFYQRDLENGTLTKEEAFDLLEEFFLVCNKDSDLYPGMQQGDNGQSLVLGGRDPEGKYLFNDLSRMCLQASYELKLIDPKINIRVDPKTPDEIFSLGSRLTKIGLGFPQYSNDDIIIPGLIRKGYSKEDAYNYVVAACWEFIIPNRAMDIPNIDAVSLIGCVDRCLEKLNTCSDYSSFYTLVEQEIQKEVNAICEKHRNLYIIPSPMMSLLMDGTIERAKDISEGSYYNNYGIHGTGIATATDTLAALKKYYFEEQSLDYTTLLTAIRSNFKGYEELQKKLREEAPKMGQDNDYADLIAKDLLDSFDRSLADKRNERGGVYRAGTGTAMYYIFHSNQLRATPDGRNDGEIIPANYSPSLFLKQKGPISVIKSFTKQHLDRVVNGGPLTLEFDQSVFSNDETIEKLGMLVKTYIVLGGHQLQLNTVSRETLLHARKHPEQHKNLIVRVWGWSGYFVELDECYQNHVINRIEFGL, from the coding sequence ATGAACGAAAGAATTAACTATCTAAAAACGTATATTTTAGATAAACGACACCATTCACAAAGGAGAACACCGTCAAGTATCGGGCTGGACAAATTGAACACAATTTATGCCCAACAAGGTTTATCTCCTGTAGAACGTGCTACAGCCTGTTTCGCAGCTTTGATGAACGCTGAACTCCCGGTTATACTTCCGGGTGAAAAGATCGTTTTTACCCGTACCCTTACGCAAGTACCGGATATATACACCCCTGAAGAATGGAACGAAATAAAAAACAAATATTACATCCACGAAAAAGGTACGGTATGTAATATCTCCCCCAATTACGCTTATACCATTCAACACGGACTGGAAGCGAGAAAACAGGAGATCCGAAAGCGTCAGGAAAATCCCTCCTTAAATGAAAAAGAGAGAGTATTCCTCAATAGCATGTACCAATGCATCATATCCATACAGAAACTAATTGAGAAGTATGAACAATATGCATTGCTCAATAACGAGACAGAAATTGCGCACACTTTACATACCATAAAGACCGAAGGCGCTCAAAACTTCAGACAAGCTCTACAGCTTTTGAGAATTCTCCACTTCTCCATTTGGGAAGCAGGCAACTATCACAATACCCTCGGCCGCTTCGATCAATATATGTATCCTTTCTATCAGAGGGACCTGGAAAATGGAACACTCACCAAAGAAGAAGCATTCGATCTGCTTGAAGAATTTTTCCTTGTATGCAATAAGGACAGCGACCTGTATCCAGGTATGCAACAGGGTGACAATGGGCAGAGCCTGGTTTTGGGAGGACGCGATCCGGAGGGCAAATACTTATTCAACGACCTGTCCCGAATGTGCCTGCAGGCAAGTTACGAATTAAAACTAATTGATCCTAAAATCAACATTCGTGTAGACCCAAAGACCCCTGACGAAATATTCTCTTTAGGTTCCCGTCTGACCAAAATAGGGCTGGGTTTCCCCCAATACAGCAATGATGATATCATCATTCCGGGACTTATACGGAAAGGCTATTCCAAAGAAGACGCATACAATTACGTAGTGGCTGCCTGCTGGGAATTTATCATCCCTAACCGAGCCATGGATATACCTAACATTGATGCCGTTTCTTTAATCGGATGTGTAGACCGGTGCCTTGAAAAACTAAATACCTGTTCGGACTATTCATCCTTTTATACATTGGTGGAGCAGGAAATACAAAAGGAGGTCAATGCGATCTGCGAGAAACACCGCAATCTCTACATCATCCCTTCTCCAATGATGTCTTTACTGATGGACGGCACCATCGAAAGAGCCAAAGATATTTCGGAAGGTTCCTACTACAACAACTACGGAATCCACGGAACAGGCATTGCAACCGCTACCGATACCCTTGCTGCCCTGAAAAAATACTATTTCGAAGAGCAAAGCCTGGATTATACAACCCTGCTTACTGCCATAAGAAGCAACTTCAAAGGCTACGAAGAGTTACAAAAAAAATTAAGAGAAGAAGCGCCCAAAATGGGACAGGATAATGACTATGCCGACTTGATAGCCAAAGATCTTCTCGACTCTTTTGATCGGTCATTGGCCGATAAACGAAATGAACGCGGAGGGGTTTACCGGGCAGGTACGGGTACCGCTATGTACTACATTTTCCATTCCAATCAATTACGTGCCACCCCCGACGGACGTAACGATGGCGAGATAATTCCTGCTAATTACTCCCCCAGCCTGTTTTTAAAACAAAAAGGTCCTATATCCGTCATAAAATCTTTTACCAAACAACATCTGGACCGTGTTGTCAACGGTGGTCCCCTCACCCTGGAGTTCGATCAATCCGTATTCAGCAATGACGAAACCATTGAAAAGCTGGGTATGCTCGTGAAAACCTACATCGTTTTAGGCGGCCATCAACTACAACTAAACACAGTCAGCCGGGAGACACTGCTACATGCCCGGAAACATCCCGAACAACACAAAAATTTAATTGTCAGAGTATGGGGATGGAGCGGATATTTTGTGGAATTAGACGAATGTTACCAAAATCACGTTATCAATCGGATCGAATTCGGTCTATAA